The Saccharomyces mikatae IFO 1815 strain IFO1815 genome assembly, chromosome: 13 genome has a segment encoding these proteins:
- the SRT1 gene encoding ditrans,polycis-polyprenyl diphosphate synthase (similar to Saccharomyces cerevisiae SRT1 (YMR101C); ancestral locus Anc_2.452) — protein sequence MKVPSIIHIQLVAFRRLLVETKEQFCFAVKSIFQRIFWWVMSLSLFSWIYITMQNLMIKALSVGPIPEHVSFIMDGNRRYAKSRRLPVKKGHEAGGLTLLTLLYICKRLGVKCVSAYAFSIENFNRPKEEVDTLMNLFTVKLDEFAKRANDYKDPLYGSKIRIVGDQSLLSPEMRERIRKVEDITKDGDDFTLYICFPYTSRNDMLHTIRESVQESLENKSQSKINIKKFTNKMYMDFYSNKCELLIRTSGHRRLSDYMLWQVHENATIEFSDTLWPNFSFFAMYSMILKWSFFCTIQKYNERNHSLFEKVYEGVPSILKRKKTPMSLYQFPNPPISVSITGEE from the coding sequence ATGAAAGTGCCCAGCATTATACACATCCAGCTCGTTGCCTTTAGAAGGCTTCTAGTAGAAACCAAAGAGCAGTTTTGCTTTGCAGTTAAAAGCATATTCCAGAGAATATTTTGGTGGGTCATGTCATTAAGCTTATTTTCATGGATCTATATAACCATGCAAAATCTCATGATAAAAGCGCTTAGTGTTGGACCAATACCCGAACATGTCTCCTTTATAATGGACGGTAACCGGAGATATGCCAAATCACGAAGGCTACCTGTAAAAAAAGGACACGAGGCTGGTGGGTTGACACTACTAACGCTGTTGTACATATGCAAAAGATTAGGCGTGAAATGCGTTTCCGCCTATGCATTTTCtattgaaaactttaatagaccaaaagaagaagtagaCACCTTAATGAATTTATTCACAGTAAAGCTTGATGAATTTGCAAAGAGAGCCAATGATTATAAGGATCCTTTGTATGGATCCAAAATAAGGATAGTCGGCGATCAATCTCTACTTTCTCCTGAGATGAGGGAAAGAATTAGAAAAGTAGAAGATATCACAAAAGATGGAGATGATTTTACCttatatatttgttttcCATACACTTCAAGAAATGACATGTTACATACAATTCGCGAATCTGTTCAAGaatctttggaaaataaaTCACAGAGTAAgatcaatataaaaaaattcaccaATAAAATGTACATGGATTTTTATTCCAATAAATGTGAACTATTAATCAGAACTAGTGGACATAGAAGACTGTCAGACTACATGCTATGGCAAGTGCACGAAAATGCTACCATTGAATTCAGTGATACGTTGTGGCCAaattttagtttctttgCCATGTATTCAATGATCCTCAAATGGTCCTTCTTTTGCACCattcaaaaatacaatGAGAGGAATCATTCCTTGTTTGAGAAAGTATATGAAGGGGTGCCTTCTATacttaaaagaaagaaa
- the LAF1 gene encoding Laf1p (similar to Saccharomyces cerevisiae DGR2 (YKL121W) and YMR102C; ancestral locus Anc_2.450), with protein sequence MTKAMEAKTSINKVKSEVSNSSNTTGSEEENRSHRGSFDGESSSSESKSKLNLEFSADIEPLKFRMTKTNNTNSKINHGSNDSNVTDSFMRLKEHLQRGNTLTSNLRVNEFYPFNSIDTEQFENYLREPKYIKMLKRRKNLKQFRRLFLAQELMAYEGDTITSASKSSEPTSKAIWSTKFSCDGKFMATGSKDGRIRIWKVIGSPVERAELDSSAESNKEARAKSMRIKQQVNSLNNPKEKQYLDVATEKYEEKEKLLNLYAPVFHPTPLRLYKEHVQDVLDINWSKNNFILSASMDKTVKLWHPDRKNSLKTFVHPDFVTCVEFHPTDDRFFISGCLDHKCRLWSILDDEVSFEYDCQDLITSVTLSPDEGKYTIIGTFNGYVHILMTRGLTPVSSFHVADRQTQEQNAHVMVTETDSKIRHGPRVTGLQAFRSQIDNSFRLVVTSNDSRIRIFDLEQRKLLEVLKGFHSGSSQHKAQLSIWHGQPIVVNSSDDHWIYGWRLKSSDRENDQEEVKRKPKGLARSGSLRSIFSKSMSRSSSQNTEEKPHHHLKLSNLLSLPHHSNDHFIKNTDYISFHAHNAPVTCVSIAPPETSKTLSLSNDVICELSLEFFQTSDSFDVLSRSNDDGIMSDVESSLGYNSKPNSISNTSAASTIPDVVDAIGTILISTDNVGNIRVFRADMPSVIRKRVLLKLQEYNREVRRRFNSSDSLHSLGRSFNSRGKSNAAGQPTTTTYNNTAKSYVTGRGYSNICPKSSTSLKTLGSNAQPKTPRESISSIFSNTHVPTTPTSAINLPLRCNVCNGSRFEAFSGANDQQDRNYYCVDCGTVVNNFR encoded by the coding sequence ATGACAAAAGCGATGGAAGCTAAAACAAGTATAAACAAAGTAAAATCTGAGGTCAGTAACTCTTCCAATACAACAGGATCCGAAGAAGAGAATCGATCGCACCGAGGGAGTTTTGACGGTGAATCTAGTTCCAGTGAAAGCAAAAGCAAACTGAACCTTGAATTTTCTGCAGATATTGAGCCATTGAAGTTCAGAATGACAAAGACAAACAATACCAACAGCAAAATCAATCATGGTAGTAATGACAGTAATGTCACAGATTCATTTATGAGACTAAAAGAACACTTACAAAGGGGCAACACTCTAACTTCGAACCTGAGAGTTAATGAATTTTATCCCTTCAATTCCATTGATACCgaacaatttgaaaactaTTTAAGGGAACCAAAGTACATCAAAATGTTGAAACGGCGGAAAAACCTAAAGCAGTTCAGAAGATTATTTCTTGCTCAAGAACTAATGGCATACGAAGGTGATACAATCACATCAGCTTCCAAGTCATCTGAACCCACCTCTAAAGCCATATGGAGTACAAAGTTCAGCTGCGATGGAAAGTTCATGGCTACCGGCAGTAAAGATGGTAGAATAAGAATATGGAAAGTAATTGGCTCCCCCGTAGAAAGAGCCGAATTGGACTCCAGTGCAGAATCGAATAAAGAAGCACGCGCTAAGTCGATGCGTATCAAGCAACAGGTCAATTCATTAAACAATCCGAAAGAGAAACAATATTTGGACGTTGCTACAGAGAAATATgaggagaaagaaaaactattgAACTTGTATGCACCTGTGTTCCATCCAACGCCCTTGCGACTCTACAAAGAACATGTACAAGATGTTTTGGATATAAATTGGTCAAAGAATAATTTTATTCTGTCAGCTTCGATGGATAAGACGGTCAAGTTATGGCATCCTGATAGGAAAAATTCTCTGAAGACCTTTGTCCATCCCGATTTTGTTACCTGTGTGGAATTTCATCCCACAGACGACAGATTTTTTATTAGCGGTTGTCTGGATCACAAATGCAGATTATGGTCCATCTTGGATGATGAAGTCAGTTTCGAATACGATTGTCAAGATTTAATCACATCTGTTACCTTATCTCCTGATGAAGGGAAGTACACAATAATAGGAACTTTTAATGGATATGTTCATATCCTGATGACTCGGGGTCTTACTCcagtttcttcatttcaTGTAGCCGATAGACAAACACAAGAACAAAACGCGCATGTTATGGTCACAGAAActgattcaaaaattcgTCATGGTCCGCGTGTTACTGGTTTGCAAGCTTTTAGATCTCAGATAGATAATTCGTTCCGTTTAGTGGTTACATCGAATGATTCCAGGATAAGAATTTTCGACTTGGAACAAAGAAAGCTTTTGGAAGTATTGAAGGGATTCCACAGTGGATCCTCCCAACACAAGGCACAGTTGTCTATCTGGCATGGTCAACCAATCGTCGTTAATAGTAGCGACGATCATTGGATTTACGGCTGGAGGTTGAAATCCTCAGATAGGGAAAACGACCAAGAAGAAGTCAAGAGAAAACCTAAGGGATTGGCTCGGTCAGGAAGTCTGAGAAGCATATTCAGTAAATCTATGAGTAGATCGTCCAGCCAGAACACTGAAGAAAAGCCACATCATCACTTGAAACTTAGTAATCTACTTTCCTTGCCTCATCATAGCAATGAccattttatcaaaaatacagattacatttcttttcatgcACATAATGCCCCAGTCACGTGTGTTAGCATTGCACCCCCGGAAACTTCCAAAACATTGTCCTTATCTAATGATGTCATTTGCGAGCTATCTCTAGAATTCTTTCAGACTTCGGATAGTTTCGATGTTTTAAGTCGCAGTAATGACGATGGCATAATGTCGGATGTAGAATCGTCTTTAGGCTACAACTCTAAACCAAATTCAATTTCTAATACCTCTGCTGCTAGCACTATTCCTGACGTCGTTGACGCTATTGGAACGATATTGATCAGTACTGATAACGTAGGTAACATTCGTGTATTCAGAGCAGACATGCCTTCAGTTATAAGAAAGCGCGTATTACTCAAGCTGCAAGAATATAATAGGGAGGTTCGGAGAAGATTCAACAGCTCTGATTCCTTGCATTCTTTGGGCAGAAGCTTCAATTCAAGGGGGAAATCAAACGCAGCTGGTCAACCGACGACAACAACTTATAATAATACCGCGAAAAGCTATGTAACAGGCCGTGGATACTCTAATATATGTCCTAAAAGTAGCACATCATTAAAGACACTCGGTAGTAATGCACAACCAAAAACACCAAGAGAAAGcatttcatcaattttctcTAATACACATGTACCTACTACCCCAACGAGTGCGATAAATTTGCCTCTTCGTTGCAATGTTTGCAATGGTTCAAGATTTGAAGCATTTTCTGGTGCTAATGATCAGCAAGATAGGAACTATTACTGCGTAGACTGCGGTACAGTAGTCAACAACTTCAGATAA